The Collimonas fungivorans Ter331 genome has a segment encoding these proteins:
- the mqo gene encoding malate dehydrogenase (quinone), translated as MSQANNKNTVANPKGKRFSRRKFIGTAVGAAAVLGGYSVLFGGQFRAAKADRTVDVLLIGGGIMSATLGVYLSELEPGWTYEVFERLDNVAEESSNGWNNAGTGHSALCELNYTPMDDKGEVHITQAIGINENFQISRQFWSHQVRKGVLGNPREFINSTPHMNLVFGPENREFIRKRVAALKASPLFAGMEMTTEPTKIAEWIPIMMEGRKPDEMVTATRSPLGTDVNLGAITRQFYKHLSSNAGGKITTGYEVRSITRNEDGSWRVSAFDIKDSSKVQTVDARHIFIGAGGAALPLLQLSGIPEAKQYGGFPVGGEFLVTDNPAITSRHLAKVYGLADTGSPPMSVPHLDTRVLDGKTVLLFGPFATWSTKFLKNGSYFDIAKATTPSNIIPQLQVGAHEFALVKYLAQQLELSREDKMAALRRYMPEAKDEDWRLWQAGQRVQIIKNMPDKGGVLKLGTEVVVSEDRSVSALLGASPGGSTSPAIMLSLLEKVFPDRMKTPAWQKKIREIVPTYGQKLNENPQLLATTWASTAETLQLTIASPSLEGFVPGTAPVEHPGQVKKVPDIAL; from the coding sequence ATGAGTCAAGCAAATAACAAGAATACGGTAGCAAATCCCAAAGGCAAGCGCTTCTCCCGGCGTAAATTTATTGGCACTGCCGTCGGCGCCGCAGCCGTATTGGGCGGCTACTCGGTCCTGTTCGGTGGCCAATTCCGCGCTGCCAAGGCGGATCGCACGGTGGACGTGCTGCTGATCGGCGGCGGCATCATGAGCGCGACGCTCGGTGTCTATCTGTCCGAGCTGGAGCCTGGCTGGACCTATGAAGTGTTCGAACGCCTGGACAACGTGGCGGAAGAAAGTTCGAATGGCTGGAACAACGCGGGCACCGGCCACTCGGCGCTCTGCGAACTGAACTACACCCCGATGGACGACAAGGGTGAAGTGCATATTACCCAGGCGATCGGCATCAACGAGAACTTCCAGATCTCGCGCCAATTCTGGTCGCATCAGGTGCGCAAGGGCGTTCTGGGCAATCCGCGCGAATTCATCAATTCGACACCGCACATGAATTTGGTCTTTGGTCCGGAGAACCGTGAATTCATTCGCAAGCGCGTCGCAGCCTTGAAGGCATCGCCGCTGTTCGCTGGCATGGAAATGACGACGGAACCGACCAAGATTGCTGAATGGATTCCGATCATGATGGAAGGCCGCAAGCCGGACGAGATGGTCACCGCCACCCGTTCGCCGCTCGGCACCGATGTCAACCTGGGCGCGATTACCCGCCAGTTCTACAAGCATCTCAGCAGCAATGCGGGCGGCAAGATCACCACCGGATATGAGGTGCGCTCGATCACCCGCAATGAGGATGGCTCCTGGCGTGTATCGGCTTTCGACATCAAGGATAGTTCCAAGGTCCAGACCGTTGATGCGCGCCACATCTTCATCGGCGCCGGTGGCGCCGCATTGCCGCTGCTGCAGTTGTCAGGCATTCCTGAGGCGAAGCAGTATGGCGGCTTCCCGGTGGGCGGTGAATTCCTGGTCACGGATAATCCCGCCATTACTTCGCGCCATCTGGCCAAGGTCTATGGCCTGGCGGATACGGGTTCGCCACCGATGTCGGTGCCGCATCTGGATACCCGCGTGCTGGATGGTAAAACCGTGCTGCTGTTCGGGCCGTTCGCCACCTGGTCCACCAAATTCCTCAAGAACGGATCGTATTTCGATATCGCGAAGGCAACCACGCCCTCCAATATCATTCCGCAACTTCAAGTCGGCGCCCATGAGTTTGCGCTCGTCAAATATCTCGCGCAGCAATTGGAGCTGTCCAGGGAAGACAAGATGGCGGCGCTGCGCCGCTACATGCCTGAGGCAAAAGACGAAGACTGGCGTTTGTGGCAAGCCGGCCAGCGTGTGCAGATCATCAAGAACATGCCCGACAAGGGCGGCGTATTGAAGCTGGGTACCGAAGTCGTGGTTTCCGAAGATCGCTCCGTGTCTGCATTGCTGGGCGCGTCGCCTGGTGGCTCTACCTCGCCAGCGATCATGCTGTCACTGCTGGAGAAAGTTTTCCCTGATCGGATGAAGACACCTGCCTGGCAGAAAAAAATTCGCGAGATCGTTCCCACTTATGGACAAAAGCTCAATGAGAACCCGCAGCTGCTTGCGACGACATGGGCAAGCACCGCTGAAACTTTGCAATTGACTATCGCATCGCCAAGTTTGGAGGGCTTCGTTCCAGGGACCGCTCCCGTCGAGCACCCTGGACAAGTGAAAAAAGTGCCAGATATCGCGTTATAG
- a CDS encoding TonB-dependent siderophore receptor, which translates to MHASPRFHLAFFLAATYPLAASAADADSAADVVVVGQKQPYRSISATGATKTDTLLMDLPQSARVLTADLLQDVGAVKFSDALDLASGIARQSNLGGLWDSYAMRGFTGDPNFGSDFLVNGFNSSRGYNGQRDAANTNTVEILKGPASALYGRGDPGGTVNITTKKPLFQPSQTIEQSIGNYSTYRTAVDLTGPLSETVAYRLNAAYQNGNSFRDTEHSESYVISPSFIWMISPDTTLSYEMEAVQQRTPFDRGVLAVNGRLGLIPNSRFLGEPSDGPITIKSLGHQLFVQHQFNDDWSLQSGLSYRESSLQGLSTEAGKLLADGRTLWRQHRLRDFSATDTSGRLELLGKVATGPVVNNLLFGVDAYRFDDDRVLMRANPTAASPYAIDIYNPVYGQSVPGAMTLNISTKEKQRAHGLYAQDQIDISKQWKALIGVRYDNYTQTFDDRRFLRNTEQSGNATSPRVGIVYQPLKTLSFYASVSKGFRPSSGTTSGGLPFAPESSRSYEIGTKYDAANGKLSSTLAVYKIQKQNVLTVDPLDPSYSVAAGEVESRGVELDVSGEIVRNLRLTAAYAYTDTKITKDNLFKVGSALPDVPKNSANLLLVQDFKLGDGVASFGGGANYVGERSGDVAVSSNFKLPAYTTYKMIASYKPTKKLRVSLNIDNLFNKTYYASSYSQLWVAPGTERTVTLKAQYKF; encoded by the coding sequence ATGCATGCCTCGCCACGTTTTCATCTCGCATTTTTTCTTGCGGCTACCTATCCGCTTGCAGCCTCTGCCGCTGACGCCGACAGTGCTGCGGACGTAGTCGTCGTCGGCCAAAAGCAACCGTATCGCAGCATCTCCGCTACAGGCGCTACCAAGACCGATACACTCTTGATGGATTTGCCGCAGAGCGCGCGCGTATTAACTGCCGATTTATTGCAGGATGTCGGCGCCGTCAAGTTTTCCGACGCCTTGGATCTGGCCAGCGGCATCGCCCGTCAAAGCAATCTGGGTGGCCTGTGGGACAGTTATGCCATGCGTGGCTTCACGGGCGATCCGAATTTCGGCTCCGATTTCCTGGTCAATGGCTTTAATTCTAGCCGCGGCTACAACGGCCAACGCGATGCTGCCAATACGAACACCGTCGAAATATTGAAAGGTCCTGCTTCCGCGCTGTATGGTCGCGGCGATCCAGGCGGCACCGTTAATATCACAACTAAAAAACCTTTGTTTCAACCGTCTCAAACCATTGAGCAATCCATCGGCAACTACAGTACTTACAGAACCGCGGTCGATCTGACCGGCCCTCTCAGTGAAACGGTCGCCTACCGCCTTAACGCCGCCTATCAGAACGGCAACAGTTTTCGCGATACCGAGCATTCCGAGAGTTATGTGATTTCGCCTTCCTTTATCTGGATGATCTCGCCGGATACCACTCTTTCTTATGAAATGGAGGCGGTCCAGCAAAGAACGCCGTTTGATCGCGGCGTCCTGGCAGTTAACGGAAGGCTCGGCCTGATTCCCAACTCGCGCTTTCTCGGTGAACCTAGCGACGGTCCGATCACCATCAAGTCGCTCGGCCACCAGCTGTTCGTACAACATCAATTCAACGATGACTGGTCGCTGCAGAGCGGATTGTCCTATCGCGAAAGTTCGCTCCAGGGGTTGTCGACAGAGGCCGGCAAATTGCTTGCCGATGGACGCACCTTATGGCGCCAGCATCGTCTTCGTGATTTCTCGGCCACCGATACCTCTGGCCGTTTGGAATTACTCGGTAAAGTCGCAACCGGGCCGGTGGTGAACAATCTGCTGTTCGGCGTCGATGCTTATCGCTTCGACGACGATCGCGTTTTGATGCGCGCCAATCCAACTGCGGCCTCTCCGTATGCGATTGATATTTACAATCCTGTATATGGTCAATCCGTGCCGGGGGCCATGACGCTTAATATCAGCACCAAGGAAAAGCAGCGCGCACATGGCCTGTATGCGCAGGACCAGATCGACATTAGCAAGCAATGGAAGGCCTTGATCGGGGTGCGTTACGATAATTACACGCAAACTTTCGATGACCGGCGTTTCTTGCGCAATACCGAACAATCCGGCAACGCGACCAGCCCGCGCGTCGGTATCGTCTATCAGCCGCTCAAGACGCTGTCGTTCTATGCCAGCGTATCCAAAGGTTTCCGGCCAAGCAGCGGCACTACGTCGGGCGGCCTGCCTTTTGCGCCGGAAAGCAGCCGTTCTTATGAAATCGGTACAAAGTACGATGCGGCCAACGGCAAACTCAGCAGCACTTTGGCGGTTTATAAGATTCAGAAACAGAATGTGCTAACGGTGGATCCGTTGGACCCTAGTTACTCAGTCGCTGCCGGCGAGGTCGAAAGCCGCGGCGTTGAACTCGACGTTTCTGGAGAAATCGTTCGCAACTTGCGTCTAACTGCAGCGTATGCCTACACCGATACCAAAATCACCAAAGACAATTTATTCAAGGTTGGCAGCGCATTGCCGGATGTGCCTAAAAATAGCGCCAACCTGCTCCTGGTTCAGGACTTCAAACTTGGCGACGGCGTTGCATCTTTTGGTGGCGGTGCGAACTATGTCGGTGAACGCAGCGGCGACGTAGCGGTAAGCAGTAATTTTAAATTGCCTGCCTATACCACCTACAAAATGATCGCTTCTTACAAGCCGACCAAAAAGCTGCGCGTCTCGTTGAATATCGACAACCTGTTCAACAAGACCTACTACGCCAGCTCTTACAGTCAACTCTGGGTTGCTCCCGGGACGGAGCGCACGGTCACGCTGAAGGCACAATATAAATTCTAA
- a CDS encoding OmpA family protein, whose protein sequence is MNNKHKVLAALTFVTMLLGGCATSHNAAENTSDASGDQQVQFPARSTAWLKEGTFPNEENLRKIRTGMSKNQLYALIDKPHFSEGLFGVKQWNYIFNFRTGKGNEFITCQYRVDFDANSLTRAMYWDRPECANILNPVPNAAPPALAAVAPPVEVQKISLATDALFRFAHGERKDILPEGRVKLDQLAQQLKTMTVEKILVVGHTDRLGTDAYNDALSSSRAKTVVSYLADAGIRPALMHAEGRGKRESITTCDQINRAELISCLQPDRRVVLEVTGKSKTLLRN, encoded by the coding sequence ATGAACAACAAACATAAAGTGCTTGCCGCACTGACATTCGTGACGATGCTGCTGGGTGGATGCGCTACCAGCCATAACGCCGCTGAAAATACTAGCGATGCAAGCGGTGATCAACAAGTGCAGTTTCCTGCTCGATCCACGGCGTGGCTTAAAGAGGGCACTTTTCCAAATGAGGAGAACCTGCGGAAGATAAGAACTGGGATGTCGAAAAATCAGCTTTATGCGCTAATCGACAAGCCACATTTCAGCGAAGGGCTCTTTGGAGTGAAACAATGGAATTACATTTTCAATTTCCGTACAGGGAAAGGAAATGAGTTCATCACATGCCAATATCGTGTCGATTTTGATGCGAACAGCTTAACCAGAGCTATGTATTGGGATCGTCCTGAATGTGCAAACATACTGAACCCAGTGCCTAATGCTGCTCCCCCTGCGCTTGCCGCCGTCGCCCCGCCAGTGGAAGTGCAAAAAATAAGTTTGGCAACTGATGCATTATTTCGATTCGCCCATGGAGAGAGAAAAGATATTTTGCCGGAAGGGCGGGTAAAGCTAGATCAACTCGCTCAACAATTAAAAACGATGACTGTCGAGAAAATACTTGTCGTTGGCCATACGGATCGTCTTGGCACAGATGCCTACAATGACGCGTTGTCATCGAGTCGCGCCAAAACTGTGGTGAGTTATCTTGCTGACGCAGGAATCCGGCCCGCATTAATGCACGCTGAAGGGAGGGGCAAGCGAGAGTCGATAACAACATGTGACCAAATAAATCGCGCAGAGCTGATCTCTTGCTTGCAGCCAGATCGTCGCGTGGTGTTGGAAGTTACCGGGAAATCTAAGACGCTATTGCGAAATTAA
- a CDS encoding beta strand repeat-containing protein codes for MSKSYWIVYSQALRNRIVASELLTRGKGKSSCSGQTPRKSGLLTATAAAVLFAFSAPIFAGTAIQIDQINGSSATGTGGSAPATAGSFSIAIGGGSGANAQNISVAIGDASTATGTNSVGIGRQISVTGNNGTGVGWAAVVSGANATAVGQNSKATNTGDSAFGSAAAATGGSSTALGTGAISSGTNSIAVGSTATAYNTNGIAMGSGAVAGVSGSATIANDVALGAGASATGGNTVAIGGNAVSSGVDSVAFGHSAASSGTTSIAIGFAAVAANTDATAIGNQAKATGAQDTAIGVTAAATGGNSTAIGNHALSSGGNSTAVGATANASGGQASALGLGSTASGTNATALGIGTVASNFGSTAVGNQSQATGLSSVALGSFTNAAAASTVAIGDTSSVASGAGSGSTAIGYKSNVTGGTGAVAIGSQQTANGNGAVAIGDPNSVTGTGAVAVGANNTANGNGALAQGSGNAATGQGSVALGNASTVSAAGGIALGDTARASAVKGVALGSGATATNANDVALGAGSTTAAAVATATGTINGTTYNYAGIAPTSTVSVGTLASERTITNVAAGRVTATSTDAVNGSQLYATDTAVTNLGTTVTNINNGGGIKYFHANSILADSQATGADSVASGPLAVASGISASAYGNGANAAGVSSVAVGNQATASNIYAIALGYNTNASGRNSIALGSNAVAVGNVSTNGGPANGFAIAIGQSATATGSSSTAIGGNAVSSGTKALALGDTSFSSATRSVAIGSNSRATADFALAIGNLATATNVGDVALGSGSATAAAVATTGVTIGGTTYTVAGTAPTSTISVGAVNSERTITNVAAGRVTATSTDAINGSELFATNQAIVKLNTGGVGPVQYSDAATPTTPNGGVPSQDLTLVGAATGPVTLHNVAPGSLGAASTDAINGSQLNKAGTSIANNFGGGSTFDPVTGQVTAPNYTVQGNNYNNVGSALGAVDNNLTTLNNSLNNINGGGGIKYFHVNSTQPDSQAVGNNSLAAGPNAVANNTSSVAIGNGATASADNSVALGSGSQATRGAQNYVGPYSNVQNNTAGTVSIGAPGAERQLTNVADGSQATDAVNLRQLDGAVTQAAQYTDNQIKNLANNLGTGSTGMFQVSPDSTTAPKATGSSSAAGGSGAVASGSNSTALGHNASATANNSVALGNGSVADRVNTVSVGSAGNERQIANVAAGTANTDAVNVGQLNSATKGAVKYDNNADGSVNDTSVTLNSGGSAVAIHNVANGVSSGDAVNYGQLQGAVSQANAYTDNQIAGVRHDLNQIGKNADAGAASAIAVASLTQSIYAGAGMASAAVGTYQGQSSLALGVSKVSDNGRWVVKAAVTTNTQGQFGAGAGAGFHF; via the coding sequence ATGAGTAAATCTTATTGGATCGTTTATAGTCAAGCGCTTCGCAATCGGATTGTTGCGTCAGAACTCCTCACGCGAGGAAAAGGAAAGTCTAGCTGCTCAGGGCAGACGCCAAGAAAGTCAGGTTTGCTGACCGCGACTGCAGCTGCGGTCCTGTTCGCTTTCAGCGCCCCCATTTTTGCCGGCACAGCGATTCAGATTGACCAGATAAATGGCTCTTCCGCAACGGGTACTGGCGGCAGTGCTCCTGCCACGGCCGGTTCATTTTCGATTGCCATTGGTGGCGGCAGCGGCGCGAATGCACAAAATATCAGCGTCGCTATCGGTGATGCGTCCACTGCGACTGGAACCAACTCGGTGGGCATAGGCAGGCAGATTAGCGTGACCGGGAACAACGGTACTGGAGTCGGCTGGGCAGCGGTAGTCAGTGGCGCGAACGCCACTGCGGTCGGGCAGAATTCCAAAGCCACAAACACCGGCGATTCGGCATTCGGCTCCGCTGCGGCGGCCACAGGCGGTTCTAGCACGGCACTTGGCACAGGTGCAATCTCTTCCGGCACCAATAGCATTGCAGTTGGTTCAACTGCCACTGCTTACAACACCAATGGCATCGCCATGGGCAGCGGCGCGGTTGCTGGCGTCAGCGGCTCGGCCACCATTGCCAATGATGTCGCATTGGGTGCTGGCGCGTCGGCGACAGGCGGCAACACAGTGGCCATCGGTGGCAACGCCGTGTCTTCGGGCGTCGATAGTGTAGCCTTCGGCCACAGCGCTGCCTCCAGCGGCACGACCAGCATTGCGATCGGTTTTGCGGCGGTCGCTGCCAACACCGATGCCACGGCAATCGGGAACCAGGCAAAAGCAACTGGAGCGCAGGATACAGCGATTGGCGTGACCGCCGCGGCGACGGGCGGCAATAGCACTGCGATCGGTAATCATGCGCTCTCATCAGGAGGCAATTCCACGGCAGTCGGTGCGACCGCCAATGCTTCCGGTGGCCAGGCGTCCGCTTTGGGCCTGGGTTCTACTGCAAGCGGAACCAACGCTACGGCTTTGGGGATAGGCACGGTAGCGTCGAATTTCGGCAGTACAGCGGTGGGCAATCAGTCGCAAGCTACTGGTCTGAGCTCGGTAGCCTTGGGTAGCTTCACCAATGCCGCAGCGGCAAGCACAGTAGCAATTGGCGATACATCGTCAGTGGCATCCGGCGCCGGCTCGGGTTCTACCGCGATCGGCTACAAGTCGAACGTGACTGGCGGCACCGGCGCGGTAGCAATCGGCAGTCAGCAGACAGCAAACGGCAATGGTGCGGTAGCGATTGGTGATCCAAATTCAGTCACCGGCACCGGTGCTGTCGCAGTGGGTGCGAACAATACCGCCAATGGCAACGGTGCGCTGGCGCAAGGTAGCGGCAACGCAGCGACAGGCCAAGGCTCGGTGGCGTTGGGTAATGCATCTACCGTTTCGGCCGCCGGCGGCATTGCGTTGGGTGATACCGCTAGGGCATCCGCCGTGAAGGGCGTAGCCTTGGGTTCCGGCGCGACCGCCACCAATGCAAACGATGTAGCGCTGGGTGCGGGTTCGACGACGGCGGCAGCAGTGGCGACAGCAACCGGCACCATCAACGGCACCACTTACAACTATGCAGGCATTGCACCGACCAGTACGGTGAGCGTGGGAACATTGGCTAGCGAGCGCACTATCACCAATGTAGCGGCGGGCCGCGTTACCGCCACCAGCACCGATGCGGTGAACGGCAGCCAATTGTATGCTACCGACACGGCAGTCACGAATCTTGGCACGACAGTCACCAACATTAACAACGGTGGCGGCATTAAATATTTCCACGCCAATTCGATATTGGCGGATAGCCAGGCGACTGGCGCGGATTCGGTGGCTTCAGGGCCTCTGGCCGTGGCCTCCGGTATCAGCGCATCGGCCTATGGCAATGGCGCAAACGCGGCAGGGGTGAGCTCGGTGGCGGTTGGCAATCAGGCAACGGCCAGCAATATCTATGCGATAGCGCTAGGGTATAACACCAATGCAAGCGGCAGGAATTCGATTGCCCTGGGTTCTAATGCGGTGGCAGTCGGGAATGTGAGTACCAATGGCGGTCCAGCGAATGGATTTGCAATTGCGATCGGCCAGAGTGCCACCGCGACTGGCAGTTCCTCTACTGCAATTGGGGGAAACGCTGTGTCTTCGGGAACGAAGGCGCTGGCGCTAGGAGACACGTCCTTCTCGTCGGCAACAAGGTCTGTTGCGATAGGATCAAATTCGAGAGCGACAGCAGACTTTGCATTAGCCATTGGGAACCTGGCGACGGCTACAAACGTTGGCGACGTGGCTCTAGGTTCGGGATCAGCGACGGCGGCGGCGGTCGCCACCACTGGAGTGACGATCGGCGGCACGACCTACACTGTCGCAGGCACGGCGCCGACCAGCACAATCAGCGTTGGCGCCGTTAACAGCGAGCGCACCATCACCAATGTAGCGGCAGGTCGGGTGACGGCGACATCGACCGATGCAATCAACGGCAGTGAGTTGTTTGCGACGAATCAGGCGATCGTAAAATTGAACACAGGCGGAGTAGGCCCAGTGCAATATTCGGATGCCGCAACGCCGACCACGCCAAATGGTGGCGTACCATCCCAGGATCTGACCCTGGTCGGCGCCGCTACCGGTCCGGTGACTTTGCATAATGTTGCACCAGGCAGCTTGGGTGCGGCATCAACGGATGCGATCAATGGTTCTCAGTTGAACAAGGCTGGGACGTCGATAGCAAACAACTTCGGCGGTGGTTCGACGTTTGATCCGGTGACCGGTCAGGTCACGGCGCCGAACTATACGGTCCAGGGGAATAATTACAATAATGTGGGTAGTGCATTGGGCGCCGTGGACAACAACTTAACCACTTTGAACAATAGCCTCAACAACATTAATGGCGGTGGTGGAATCAAGTATTTCCATGTGAATTCCACACAGCCGGACTCGCAAGCAGTCGGAAATAATAGCCTTGCGGCAGGACCTAATGCGGTTGCAAACAATACCAGCAGTGTTGCAATTGGCAATGGCGCAACGGCGTCTGCCGACAATAGTGTTGCCTTGGGTAGCGGCTCTCAAGCGACACGCGGCGCCCAAAACTATGTCGGCCCGTATTCGAACGTGCAAAACAACACTGCTGGTACGGTTTCTATCGGCGCCCCAGGTGCTGAACGCCAGCTGACAAATGTCGCCGATGGGTCGCAAGCTACCGATGCAGTCAATCTCAGACAATTGGATGGGGCTGTGACCCAGGCTGCCCAATACACCGATAACCAGATCAAGAATCTTGCAAATAATCTTGGGACCGGATCGACTGGGATGTTTCAGGTAAGTCCTGACTCAACCACGGCTCCCAAGGCTACAGGCAGCAGTTCTGCGGCCGGTGGATCGGGGGCCGTTGCATCCGGCTCGAACTCCACTGCGCTTGGCCACAATGCCAGTGCAACTGCCAATAACTCGGTTGCTTTGGGCAACGGTTCAGTTGCCGATCGCGTCAACACGGTTTCTGTGGGATCTGCCGGGAACGAGCGTCAAATTGCCAATGTGGCGGCGGGTACGGCTAATACAGACGCCGTCAACGTGGGACAGCTAAATAGCGCAACCAAGGGTGCAGTCAAATATGACAATAACGCGGATGGCTCGGTGAACGATACCAGTGTGACGCTCAATAGTGGCGGTAGTGCTGTTGCAATCCATAACGTCGCCAATGGCGTGTCGTCGGGTGATGCCGTCAACTATGGTCAGCTTCAGGGCGCTGTCAGTCAAGCAAATGCTTATACGGACAACCAGATTGCTGGCGTCCGTCACGATCTCAATCAGATTGGCAAGAATGCTGATGCCGGCGCGGCTTCTGCGATTGCTGTGGCGTCGCTGACGCAGTCGATCTACGCTGGCGCCGGCATGGCATCTGCTGCAGTCGGTACATATCAAGGACAAAGTTCGCTCGCATTAGGGGTTTCCAAAGTATCGGATAACGGCCGTTGGGTGGTCAAAGCTGCAGTAACGACGAACACGCAAGGTCAGTTTGGCGCCGGCGCCGGCGCTGGCTTCCACTTCTGA
- a CDS encoding DUF4019 domain-containing protein, whose protein sequence is MDKLDFANGLTAWNDLRFTAPRKLSPLATLAILIFSIILVPVTASAQPASADAAIETARQWLTLADSQQVDQMWEQSDALMKLKSEQGAWIKYVNDMRIRLGTSPSRRIWQSMEHQINNPSLPQGEFVGITFVSVYPKASSWERVSLIWKDEHWAPVGYQAGAVSAAAQ, encoded by the coding sequence ATGGATAAACTGGATTTTGCAAACGGACTCACGGCTTGGAACGATTTACGTTTCACAGCGCCACGCAAACTATCTCCGTTGGCCACGCTGGCCATCCTGATTTTTTCCATCATTCTTGTTCCCGTTACCGCTTCGGCGCAACCCGCGTCTGCTGATGCCGCTATTGAAACGGCTCGGCAATGGCTGACTTTAGCCGATAGCCAGCAAGTCGATCAGATGTGGGAGCAAAGCGACGCGTTGATGAAATTGAAATCAGAGCAAGGCGCCTGGATCAAATACGTCAACGATATGCGCATCCGGCTGGGAACATCACCCAGCCGCCGTATCTGGCAATCGATGGAACACCAAATCAATAATCCGAGTTTGCCTCAGGGTGAATTTGTCGGGATCACTTTCGTTTCGGTCTATCCCAAGGCGTCTTCGTGGGAACGCGTCTCTCTGATATGGAAAGACGAACACTGGGCCCCAGTGGGCTATCAGGCAGGTGCTGTATCTGCAGCGGCTCAATAA
- a CDS encoding carboxymuconolactone decarboxylase family protein produces the protein MSSYPLHTIESAPAQSKPVLQQLQQAFGLIPNIAAAMAASPVLINGFIGLFERVHASTLTEPQIQALLLTNAVTNASAWAVAFHSALALRQGVPPADVAAIRRGGLPTGAGLGALSTLARTLIEKRGRISESDQRHFFEAGFSSEQILEVIAVVAASTITNYTGSVTQPALEAQFEEFAWHAPVS, from the coding sequence ATGTCCAGTTACCCCCTTCATACGATCGAGTCCGCCCCTGCGCAATCGAAGCCCGTACTCCAGCAACTGCAACAGGCGTTCGGCCTGATCCCTAACATCGCGGCTGCGATGGCCGCTTCACCGGTGCTGATCAATGGCTTCATCGGCCTGTTCGAGCGCGTGCACGCGAGCACTCTGACGGAACCGCAGATCCAGGCGTTACTGCTGACCAACGCGGTCACGAACGCCAGCGCGTGGGCGGTCGCATTTCACTCCGCGCTGGCGTTGCGGCAAGGCGTGCCTCCCGCCGATGTCGCTGCAATCCGGCGCGGCGGCCTGCCTACGGGCGCCGGACTGGGAGCGTTGTCAACGTTGGCGCGCACGCTGATAGAAAAGCGCGGCCGCATCAGCGAATCGGATCAGAGACATTTCTTCGAAGCGGGATTCAGCTCCGAACAGATACTGGAAGTCATTGCCGTGGTTGCCGCATCTACCATCACGAACTACACTGGCAGCGTTACCCAGCCGGCGCTCGAGGCACAGTTCGAGGAATTCGCCTGGCATGCGCCCGTATCTTGA
- a CDS encoding helix-turn-helix domain-containing protein, translating into MSVASPGPKAPTSEFGDLLRYWRDVRGVSQLDLSLEAGVSQRQISFIESGRSVPGRHTILALAQTLDVPLRERNALLLAAGYAPVYSEAPWNAQEMHSVVRALERVMRQHEPFPAIVMDRNWNVLMTNDAAPRFFNHFIDMASREGPRNMLHLIFDPQGMRPFVADWNNVARSLLQRVYRESVGHVIDDGTGRLIDELLAYPGVPRDWKAHYAPAATPAMPVIPLGFVSEGIVFNYFSMVTSIGTPQTVAAQELRLECMFPADDATEARHQRLLARYSKERRTASEL; encoded by the coding sequence ATGAGCGTCGCCAGTCCCGGTCCGAAAGCGCCGACCAGCGAATTTGGCGATTTGCTGCGCTATTGGCGAGACGTGCGCGGCGTGAGCCAGCTCGACCTGTCGCTCGAGGCCGGTGTCTCGCAACGCCAGATCAGCTTCATTGAAAGCGGGCGCAGCGTACCGGGCCGGCACACAATCCTGGCCCTTGCGCAAACGCTCGATGTGCCGCTGCGCGAACGCAATGCGCTGCTGCTGGCCGCCGGTTACGCCCCGGTGTATTCGGAGGCGCCGTGGAACGCACAGGAAATGCACAGCGTCGTCCGTGCGCTCGAACGGGTCATGCGCCAGCACGAACCATTTCCCGCGATCGTGATGGACCGCAACTGGAACGTGCTGATGACCAACGATGCCGCGCCACGCTTTTTCAACCACTTCATCGACATGGCTTCGCGCGAAGGACCGCGCAACATGCTGCATCTGATCTTCGATCCGCAAGGCATGCGTCCGTTCGTGGCCGATTGGAACAACGTCGCGCGCAGCTTGCTGCAACGGGTGTACCGGGAATCGGTCGGTCATGTGATCGACGACGGCACCGGGCGCCTGATCGACGAACTTCTTGCCTATCCCGGCGTGCCGCGTGACTGGAAGGCGCATTATGCGCCAGCCGCCACGCCGGCGATGCCGGTCATTCCACTTGGCTTCGTCAGCGAGGGAATAGTTTTTAATTATTTTTCGATGGTGACGAGCATTGGGACGCCGCAAACTGTTGCCGCGCAGGAGCTGCGCCTGGAATGCATGTTCCCGGCCGACGACGCAACCGAAGCACGGCACCAGCGACTGTTAGCAAGATATTCAAAGGAACGCCGAACGGCTAGCGAACTGTAG